From Tubulanus polymorphus chromosome 9, tnTubPoly1.2, whole genome shotgun sequence, a single genomic window includes:
- the LOC141911105 gene encoding uncharacterized protein LOC141911105: MATIAANYTNNTLLKPGSTREPSVEAYISFLNCYAAIFVVILGVFGNSASTLILLAIKALRTSTTGMLLIVLAFSDNGALLIGLFPVWIKAISGFSLYEESAAICKLRTVFMYFTLQFSSSILALIAIERFVSVYQPSKAKRWFSLKHAGIMVGCLALALFALNSHAFVTVTIVNVPEDPKPWCYAPPHYVNFSDNIWVYIDFSVYSVTWLIISFCNVSIILRMRRINQRVEYNSHRVSASAASRRSRLTSMTVMLLVVNTSFLITTIPFAIYVLCYTNHLNIDTQNMIYESLYLLSYLNNAINFLLYVISGAKFRSAMFDLMPDRGCIGGTLGSENGVTNRGFALSHVNSVTSARSQ, encoded by the coding sequence ATGGCTACCATAGCAGCTAATTACACGAATAACACGCTACTAAAACCCGGATCGACTCGCGAACCGTCGGTCGAGGCGTATATATCGTTTCTAAACTGTTACGCGGCAATTTTCGTCGTGATTCTCGGAGTATTTGGAAACAGCGCCAGCACGCTGATCCTGTTAGCGATTAAAGCGTTGAGAACGTCCACAACGGGCATGTTACTGATCGTGCTCGCGTTTTCCGATAACGGGGCTTTGTTGATCGGATTGTTTCCCGTTTGGATTAAAGCGATCAGCGGATTCAGTCTCTACGAAGAgagtgctgccatctgtaaACTAAGAACCGTATTCATGTATTTCACGTTGCAATTTTCGTCCAGCATCCTAGCGCTGATCGCCATCGAGCGTTTCGTTTCCGTTTATCAGCCGTCTAAAGCGAAACGATGGTTCTCGCTAAAACACGCCGGGATTATGGTCGGCTGTTTGGCGTTGGCGTTATTCGCCCTAAACAGCCACGCGTTCGTAACGGTCACTATTGTTAACGTCCCAGAGGACCCGAAACCGTGGTGCTACGCACCGCCGCATTACGTCAATTTCAGCGATAATATCTGGGTTTACATCGATTTCTCCGTCTACTCGGTCACGTGGTTGATTATCAGTTTCTGTAACGTGTCGATCATTCTGCGCATGCGCCGGATTAACCAGCGTGTGGAGTACAACAGCCACCGAGTGTCGGCATCGGCCGCTAGTCGGCGCTCGAGGTTGACTAGTATGACGGTTATGTTGCTGGTGGTGAATACGTCGTTTTTGATCACTACGATCCCGTTCGCGATCTACGTTCTTTGCTATACCAATCATCTGAACATCGACACGCAAAACATGATTTACGAAAGTTTGTATTTGTTGTCCTACTTAAACAACGCCATCAACTTCCTGCTATATGTCATCAGCGGCGCCAAGTTCCGGTCGGCCATGTTTGACTTGATGCCCGATAGAGGGTGCATTGGTGGCACGCTCGGATCGGAGAACGGAGTGACGAATAGAGGTTTCGCATTGTCGCACGTGAACTCAGTGACCTCCGCGCGAAGTCAATGA